actttttttttaattactattattttttaccagagtactgctcagctctgactggtggtgcagaggattgaacctgagactttggagcctctggcatgagagtctctttgcataaccattatgctatctaccccctgccccagGTTTCCTACTCTTACCACttactcttcctcttcttcagagATTCTTCCAGAATACCTAAAAATACCCTAAGCAAAAGGAAAGTATACTTTCACTTCTGAGAAAATGGGCAAGTTTCCTACTCAAATGTCCCCAGTTAACTTTTTTCAAAAGTGAAGCTGTAAGGACAGAAGCCAGATACAACAACAAAACTGCTTCGGACGCTGCCCTGACGGCTGTACAAAAGACTGAACAGTAAGAGTTCACCAGGGTCACTCAACAGCAAAGTTTCTAACAAACAATGCCTAGACTAAGCCCTGCTTCGCAATCACACGAACTGCCTCAAGAGGCTGATTTGAAAAGATAGCCAACATGCATTTCCTCTAGAGAATGCCTCAGACCCATGAATCTCTCTTGGTACTTAATGGGACCTACACAAAGTATGTCCCGCCCAGTGAGACAGGTCactaggatagtgtgctgctttaccacgcatgaggcccaggttcaaatctagcATCCACAGCACTGATGGctatgtggtctctttcactttctctgcctttatctcaAATAATTAATAAGAATAGtttagggcgggggtagatagcataattgtcatGCAAACAGACGCAGGCCTGAGGctcgtcaagtcccaggttcaattccctgcaccacaagccagagctgaggagtgctctggtaaaaataataataatagtagtctaAAAAAAattgggcagggggtagatagcataatggttatgcaaacagactctcatgcctgaggctccgttaagtccaaggttcaatcccctgccagaaagccaaaagccagagctgagcagtgctctggttaaaaaaataaataaataacagtttaaaaaataaacaatgtcCAAGCCTAAATACATGTCAGGTCTTTCAATATTCTAGGAAAAGAGACGAGGAAGACTCACTCCGCAGCACTGCTTAAGATCCTAAAGAGGATTACCCCAGGGGCAATTCACCCGGCACTTCCTACTTATGGCCAGTGTTTATAAACAAGCACAACTGTCCCAACACCCGCCTACTCCCAATCGCACACAGGCCACACCGCGGTCGTAGATAAATTCCCTTCAGGAAAGAGGTCATCTCTTCCTGTTTCAGGTCTCTTGAGGctggagttgggggagggggcagtacTGTCCTGAAGTTGTGACCCATCAATTCCCAGCTTCTCACCGGCGCGGGTGAGGtgatctttatctccccccccccccccgcctgcggAAGAGTCAACAGCACCCGCAGTGAGGAACAAAGCTCTGGGGGTGCTCGCTGCCTCACACAGACACAAGCCACCTTGGGGGCCGCTCACCTGAGAGTGACTCACTGGCATCCTCGGGCGCCACTTCCAGGGCCCGACCTCCCCGCATCGCCACACTCGGTACTCCCGGGCCCGCATTTTACGCTGGGGGGTGGCGGGCTGAAGGAGGGGTGCAATAGCCAACGGAGCGGCAGGACCGAGGTTCACCTGCACCACCAGCCCCCAGCATGAGAGGTAATCCAGagggcccccccacccccaaatctcaGGTGCGGACGTCGAGACCCCGCTGGCCGCCGTCCCCCTCTGCCGCCCTTGGTCCCAGGACACGGCCGCCCGCTGCCCCCCGCTCCCCCGGGGTCTCTGGGCCTCAGCTCTCAAGCACCTCGGCCCCGAACCTTCCCGCCCCGTGCGGCCTTGCCGCGGACTCAGGCTCTCGGCCCGcagcccctgtcccccccccccaaccctggcCCACAACCCCGCAGACCCTCAGCCCGTCCCTCGGTCCCCGGTCCGCCATCAAGGCACCCACCGAAGGTGCGACGCTGCTTGAAAGTCTTCTCCGACGGCATGGCGAGGGAGGCCGGCGAAGCGGGGAGACGGTGCGAAAGCTCCAGACGGCGACTGCGACCACGACAGACCTGGTTCTGGCGACGGCGACTTCCCTTGTGTCTCTTCAGCCCGCAGCCTGATCAGGTGACCCGCGCGCGTCACTGGGGGGGCGGAGCCATAACCTGCTGCCTTCTCCGCCATGGCGGGCGTGGCGGAAGCCAGTACTCGTGCACTATGAGGGCGAGGCGGAGCCGGGGCGCGTGCGCAGTAGAGAGCGAGCCGTGCGCATGCTCGGCGAGGGCGAGGAGCCTCGGCATGGACTGCCTGCAGCCGGGATTGGGGCAAGAACGTTTAGGATGTGTATCTCCAtcaggcaaatgctagaagaagaagggacacGCGGAAGGGCCTTCCGGGCTGATTGAGGCGAGGGAGTCTGCTGGGAGGCGAGCTCCTTGGCTTCCTTGGACATCCCCCGAGTGTAGATGGAACTGTGCTCTGTTTGAGAACGCGCCTCCTCGCCCTGCAAGCTCGGCCGCTGTCGTGAATCCGCACCCCACGTCTTGCCCTCGGAGCCTGCCCCCGGGTGACCTCTGGCTCACACTCCTCAAACCCCTGCGGAGCCGCAACCGGGTCGCTTCGGGCTTTGTAGAGTTCAGCCGAGGACTGCCCGGGATAATTGCTATTTCTTCGGGCCTCCGTGCTGGACAGATGCCTCTGGACAGACCGTCCTGGTGACTTGCAGGAGCCATAAGCGAACGGGGACGCTGCAGGCTCAGGTCCAGGGCATTTACAGTGATTCATGGCATTTGCCCAGTTTTCAACCttaaataaattacatttttcttttctcttattctcAACCTCATACTCTGTTAAAATGGCTGCAGCACTTTTAAATCCCAAGCGCTTGGCCAGatgagaccccccacacacaggatGTAGGTCAGATGGGTCACTGCGGCCAGTGCTGACACTGCCCATCTCACATGTGCTAAGCAacgcttgactttttttttaagacccaAAACATTGAAATACTCCCTGATCTACCCTTATTTACAGCCTTTCCCACTTTTTTAATTTAGTAGTCTTGTACAGCTGGTGGATTGTGCTCATAGACATTACACAAACATTCATATATATTTCTCAAAGTAGTTTTAACATAGCTGAGATTTCTGTTTATAGAGAAGGatggggagggctggggagacagcagtatggttatacaaaagtctttcaaacctgaggctctgaggtcccaggttcaatccccagcacaactagATGCCGGAAATGAGCAAGCGGTGTTCTGGTCTCCTCTGTGTGCGTATCTTTCCCATGTAGTTACTCTTTCTcactaaagtaaaacaaaaatattttttaatgataaagaagaataagggggaagggaagaagcgTACTTAtacaaatatttctctttttattttattttatttttattttttaaccagagcactgttcagctctggcttatgatggtgcaggggttgaacctgggacttaaggagcctcaggcatgagagtctttttgcataaccattatgctatctaccctctgcccacaaATATTTCTTACCAGCACAGTTCTGTTAGATATAGCTTTTTTTCCCTACCACATTTCCAaaggtgtatatttttcttttattttttaaaagatttttttttctgcctccaaggttatcactggggcttggtgctggcagtatGAACCCACTgtccctggcagccttttttttcattttattggataggacagagaaaaattgagaggggagagaaagggagagaaaaagacacctgcagacctgcttcactgctcttgtagCGTCCCTGctgaaggtgggaagtggggttctgaacccagatccttgcacaggtccttgtgtttaggaCTACGTGGGCTTAGTATACTATGTGCTTAACAGAGTTTGCCACATATcaaccccctttttaaaaatatttattttaatacacaagatacagatagatagatagatattggggaaagaccagagcactgcttagctctggtttatggtggtgctaggggttgaacctgtatAATTTTCACTTCACATATCACTTTATGACCCATGTTTTCTTTCCCTTGAAAATCTCTcactgggctagggagatagcacagtggttatgcagaaagcccTTCATGATTGAGGCACCTAagaccccaggctcaatcctcaataccaccataatccagagctgagcagtgctctggaaaaaagaaaataataagaggAGCTGGGgcggggcagtggcacatctggttgagcgcacacattacagtgcacagggatccaggttcaagcccctggtccctacctgccagaagaaagcttcagaagctgtgaaacagtgctgtacctctctctctctctctctctctctctctctctttctcccccaccacccccgcccctctcaatttctttctctatccaagtaattttttaaaaagaaaggaaggaacgaaATCAACCTCTGGTCAATGACTGACAAGATAGTTCAGCTAGGGggatacctgctttgccatgattaCCAACCAGGTTGTACATCTCTTCCCCCTTCAAAACACAAATGAAAATTTAGGTGTTGGGgagttctccctctctccctctatttctctctgaaaaagtcagcctagaatggtaaagacaaaaaagaagggaaatctcTAATCATAAACTGTTCATAGAGGAGAACATTTAAATGTTCTGGCTTCTGAAGTTCCAAAGGAAGCTTTTAAGCTCCAAAAGTACTATGTTGGttgttttggatttcttctgtgaagacttggggtgggggagctCACTAAGTGCTTATTATGTACTTACCTAATGCCAAACACAGAATTATCAGTTTTGAAATCTTAAGAGAGTGTGGCTTtctgttgcttttcttttttttgtgtgttgctTTTCATTCTGTATTTTTTAAGTATTGACTGGTGAATGCTTTCCTGGCTTAATTGCTATTCTGTAAGAAATGGGCTCTTTGTTCTCTTGCTGGGCAACTGTTTCAAAttcagaaagagggaaaaatcaaTATCTGGCATATGGAAGTGGGGGAGGGACAAAAGTTTCATATTTTCCCAGTCCCTCAGGCATTCATAAAGCTTTATCAAATTACCACAGGCCCTGGAGTTAGTGCCTAGAGATTAGCCTCAAGAGATGTACTAGCTTTAGGAGGGGATTATGCTTTGTGATTTTAAACTATTGAGGTTCACTTCTCAGACTCTTGGAGTTCGACACCAACCTTGAATGCTTAtttgtatctattttttaattagttgattattatttttttatttttatctttatttattggatagagatagccagaaatcgagagggtagggggagatagggagagagaaagagagacacctacagtactgcttcaccactggcaaagctttccccctgcagttggagactgggggcttcaactcaggtccttgcacattgtaacatgtgcaccaccacccagatcctgCTTATTTGATCTAAATCTATCTATTTCTACGTTTCTCAGAAAGTCATCCTAAGAGATGGTGTGTAAAGCTGTCTCACAAGCATAATCTTCGTGTAAAaatagcatttttatataaacacTAAATAGattgcatagtttttttttaattatattgatATACAAATATGACTTACTGTAATTTTAAAACATGTGCAATggaggggatcgggtggtggtacacccagttaagtgcacatagtactaagtgtaaggatccgggtttgaacccccagctccccacctgcgcggggccacttcataagtggcaaagcaggtttttctctctttttttaaagctttcatttatttatttatttttattatttattttcccttttttttaatttaagaaagtattaattaacaaaaccatagggtaggaggggtacaattccacacaattcccaccacccaatctccatatcccaccccctccccgatagctttcccattctctatccctctgggagcatggacccagggtcattgtgggttgcagaaggtagaaggtctggcttctgtaattgcttcccc
The DNA window shown above is from Erinaceus europaeus chromosome 2, mEriEur2.1, whole genome shotgun sequence and carries:
- the MAP1LC3B gene encoding microtubule-associated proteins 1A/1B light chain 3B isoform X2, yielding MAEKAAGYGSAPPVTRAGHLIRLRAEETQGKSPSPEPGLSWSQSPSGAFAPSPRFAGLPRHAVGEDFQAASHLRTKSRRCSTYSRAAPHQNPGGACSSMPIKLSSY